cggaagcgcgaacagacggcccgcactttatgcagcagctctgacatgtcggggtagttgtgaatgaacttctgcaccaccaaattcagcacatgcgccaagcaagggatgtgcgtcaaaccggctagtcccagagctgcaacgagatttcgcccattatcacacaccaccaggccgggcttgaggctcaccggcagcaaccactcgtcggtctgttgttcaataccccgccacaactcctgtgcggtgtggggcctgtcccccaaacatatgagtttcagaatggcctgctgacgtttaccccgggctgtgctgaagttggtggtgaaggtgtgtggctgactggatgagcaggtggaagaagaggaggaggaagccgagaaggaggaggtggcaacaggaggcaaagaatgttgccctgcgatccttggcggcggcaggacgtgcgccaaacagctctccgcctggggcccagctgccactacatttacccagtgtgcagttagggagatatagcgtccctggccgtgcttactggtccacgtatctgtggttaggtggaccttgctacagatggcgttgcgcagtgcacacttgattttatcggatacttggttgtgcagggaaggcacggctctcttggagaagtagtggcggctgggaacaacatactgtgggacagcaagcgacatgagctgtttgaagctgtctgtgtccaccagcctaaatgacagcatttcataggccagtagtttagaaatgctggcattcagggccagggatcgagggtggctaggtgggaatttacgctttctatcaaatgtttgtgagatggagagctgaacgctggcgtgtgacatggttgagacgcttggtgacggaggtggtggtggtggtgttggtggtacatcccctgtttgctgggcggcaggtgccaacgttcctccagaggcggaggaagaggccgaggcggcagcagcagaataggccgaggcggcagcagcagaagaggtagcagggggagcctgagtgacttccttggttttaaggtgtttcctccactgcagttcatgctttgcatgcaggtgcctggtcatgcaggttgtgctcaggttcagaacgttaatgcctcgcttcaggctctgatggcacagcgtgcaaaccactcgggtcttgtcgtcagcacattgtttgaagaagtgccatgccagggaactccttgaagctgcctttggggtgctcggtcccagatggcggcggtcagtagcaggcggagtctcttggcggcgggtgttctgcttttgcccactgctctttgctacgctgttggctcggtctcaccactgcctcttcctccgaactgtgaaagtcagtggcacgaccttcattccatgtggggtctaggacctcatcgtcccctgcatcgtcttccacccagtcttgatccctgacctcctgttcagtctgcacactgcagaaagacgcagcagttggcacctgtgtttcgtcatcatcagagacatgctgaggtggtattcccatgtcctcatcatcaggaaacataagtggttgtgcgtcagtgcattctatgtctttcaccgctggggaagggctaggtggatgcccttgggaaaccctgccagcggagtcttcaaacagcataagagactgctgcataacttgaggctgagacagtttccctggtatgcatgggggtgatgtgacagactgatggggttggtttttaggcgccatctgtgcgctttctgcagaagactgggtgggagataatgtgaacgtgctggatccactgtcggccacccaattgactaatgcctgtacctgctcaggccttaccatccttagaacggcattgggccccaccatatatcgctgtaaattctggcggctactgggacctgaggtagttggtacactaggacgtgtggatgtggcagaacggccacgtcctctcccagcaccagagggtccactaacaccaccacgaccatgtccacgtccgcgtcccttactagatgtttttctcattgttatggttcaccacaacaacaaatatattatttggcccaatgtattgtattcaaattcagcgggatataaatttgaggcctagtatttaggcgctgggtgaccggtatggatttagtgacagaattagacttggaaatgcacagaagcgggtgtgtgtgaagttattctgaatgaccctatgtgcaccttgaatattatataccctttttgggatagatttcaaatagctctgatatagcaggaaccactaaattatgaaattgctaaattgggaattgtacttcaacccagaacaaaaaatgtgctttgacggacactaaatatcttgcccagcaacaacagtacagcggtgggtaacgagagatttagaggtatttaaatttgaggcctagtatttaggcgctgggtcaccggtatggatttagtgacagaattagacttggaaatacacagtagcgggtgtgtgtgaagttattctgaatgaccctatgtgcaccttcaatattatatacccttttagggatagatttcaaatagctctgatatagcagaaaccactaaattatgaaattgctaaattgggaattgtacttcaacccagaacaaaaaatgtgctttgacggacactaaataactttcccagctacaacaggacaacggtaacgagagatttagagggatttaaatttgaggcctagtatttaggcgctgggtgacaggtatgggtttagtgacagaattagacttggaaatacacagtagcgggtgtgtgtgaagttattctgaatgaccctatgtgcaccttcaatattatataccctttttgggatagatttcaaatagctctgatatagcaggaaccactaaattatgaaattgctaaattgggaattgtatttcaacccagaacaagaaatgtgcttgaacggacactaaataactcgcccagctacagcactagggacagatttagctggatataaatttgaggcctagtatttaggcgctgggtgaccggtatggatttagtgacagaattagactgggatatggccaaaaaatgaacagactattgctggttaaatgcacttggtgtgacagcttcaccctgatgtaggctttagccaaaaaacaaccacaccattgagggttaaatgcacttggtgacaggcgcagcttgcccctgattttgtatatggccaaaaaatgaacagactattgctggttaaatgcacttggtgtgacagcttcaccctgatgtaggctttagccaaaaaacaaccacaccattgagggttaaatgcacttggtgacaggcgcagcttgcccctgattttgtatatggccaaaaaatgaacagactattgctggttaaatgcacttggtgtgacagcttcaccctgatgtaggctttagccaaaaaacaaccacaccattgagggttaaatgcacttggtgacaggcgcagcttgcccctgattttgtatatggccaaaaaaggaacagactattgctggttaaatgcacttggtgtgacagcttcaccctgatgtaggctttagccaaaaaacaaccacaccattgagggttaaatgcacttggtcgcagcttgtgctggcgcaccacaagacacaaaatggccgccgatcaccccagaaaaatgagactgacaaacggtctgtgcagcctaaaaacagtgagcaattgaggatcagcagctcaatggtccacagctgcagatcgatcagttaatcaagtcctttggaggagttaatctgcctaatctcgccctactgtcgcagccgcaacctctccctacgctaatcagagcagagtgacgggcggcgctatgtgactccagcttaaatagaggctgggtcacatggtgctctggccaatcacagccatgccaatagtaggcatggctgtgatggcctcttggggcaagtagtatgacgcttgttgattggctgctttgcagcctttcaaaaagcgccaagaaagcgtcacaaaagcgcgaagaaagcgacgaacaccgaacccgaacccggacttttacgaaaatgtccgggttcgggtccgtgtcacggacaccccaaaattcggtacgaacccgaactatacagttcgagttcgctcatccctagtcatgacgtattgagcggcctgaggaagcgcgatcccacacgcgaaacggccgtcgccgcctgcaacactgtgtccgcccctggacccTTAATGTATCGACTTCCAAGGAAGCTTCAATAAAGATAACCATCTacatcctggtgagtgccgcaactctGTTACTTTCTTCTCTCCATATCGTGAACTACTGTTTCAGGGGGAGCCCTCTTAAGTGAAGATATAGACTATGTGAACTTTGCCTACAGAAAAGATATTGTTTGTCTTTGCTGAAGAAAGTGTTGATTCAGTTGAACTTTATTTGCAGTTGCATCCTGTTTATTTTGCATTTCCTGTGGAATCATAACCTGCTTATGCCCCCCATTGATTGTATCATGTCCACCCAAAGTATGTATTACAGAAGGCTGATCATAGTTACAGACCATATGGTTTCAGGCTTAGACACCTGCAGAGTAAAACACATGGACAATCCTCTGTCGAATCTTCTTAGTCCTTACTCCATAAATAAGAGGGTTTAACATTGGTGGAACCAAAAGGTAAATATTGGCAATACTGATGTGGATCTGTGGCAGAATATTGTGGCCAAATCGATGGGTGACAAAAGTGAATGTGGCCGTGGTATAGAAAACTAAGATGACTAAAATGTGGGAAGTACATGTGCTGAGGGCTTTGAGACCAGCCTGCTTGGTGGGAAGATTGAGGGCTGTATGAAGGATTAAAGCATATGACATGATTGTCAATAGAAGATCGAAAACACCCATCAAAGAGGCCACAGTCAAGCTGTAGGACTTGGTCATGGATGAGTCTCCACATGTCAGCTTTATGACAGCCATAAACTCACAGTAAGTGTGAGGGATGATATTGGTTTGACAAAAAGTCAAGCTTCTTACAATGAATGGATGAGGTAAGAAAAATACCAGACCTCGAAATACCACAGAAATCCCAACTACAAGAACGTTCTTTCTGCATAAAATAAACGAGTGCCTCAGGGGGTTACATATGGCCACAAATCGGTCAAATGCCATAGCCAAGAAAAACCCTGATTCCATGGCAGTAAAGGAGTGGATGATAAACATTTGAGTTAAACAAGCATCAAAACAGATCTCCCGTAGATTAAACCAGAATATCCCCAACATTTTAGGAAGGGTGGAAGATGACAGAACCATATCTGTCATAGATAACATGGACAGAAAGAAGAACATGGGCTCATGAAGACTCTTCTCAGATCTGATGATAAGTAGGATGACAATATTCCCGAAGAAGGCAATAATGTACATACAACAGAAGGGGATGGAAATCCAACTCTGGATGTTTTCTAGACCTGGAATCCCAAGTAAGATGAAGACAAATGGATGGGAATCATTCATCAAAAGCATGGTGGACCCATGCAGACATAGTCCTTAAAAGCAGAGCATTGAGACGTCACTTCAGGATGTCACACATTACAAAACCTTTGTTTAGACTCTACAAAGAAATTGCACAAACAATGTATCTGCATTTCTACAACAGGACTATGTGTTCACAAGAAGAACAAAACCAATGATTGCTACCATGCTAAGGACCTTGGTCATCATGAGGACTGCTGTTGGTCATAGGCCCCAGAAGACAAAAAAAGAAACCGAGCATCAAGCAAACACTATACTCTGAGCATGTAGAAAAGATCAGAGACCCACACAACCAAAATGTGGAATCCTTTATCTCATCTGCTTCAGACAGTGGCATAGTTGTAAGGTGATGGGACATCCCCTCTGGATAAATTATAGACCTTAAGTTCTTGTGCCATATGTATGTCGACCTGTACTGTAGTTCTCTTCAGGTCCTCAAGGGAGTAGAGAATTCTGTTCTGTGCGGATATGTTGTGCTGCCATCCTGTATTTTTTTGCTTATTATTTGTAAGACCTTGGTGCTTCTCCAGTGAAACAACCTCAGATACCATGATTAGTGGGAATCTACATGTTGATTGACCTACTGTAGACCAGCATGAGAATGCACAAGAGCATATGTGCAGCATTTCTCACATGGCACCTATGTGAAAACTATTTAAGGAGCATTCCTTCCCACCAAGAGCAAGTTAGGAGTAAGCTAATGTTTATCTACAGTGTCTGATGCCATAGCTGAATTGTAATGGAGCTGTGGCTGGTGCTGAGGATCAGGAAGCTATGAGATAGACTCACAGCATTagacctcatgcatacgaccatatTTTTCATCCAAGTGATAGCAcactgatccattcatttctatggggccatgttgacattagagatgtcccaaaatattcgccggcaaacagttcccgacgaacatcgcttgttcgcgttcgccgcggtgggcgaacatatgcaatgttcggtccgccccctatttgtcatcattgagcaaactttgaccctgaacctcacagtcagcagacacattccagccaatcagcagcagaccctccctcccagaccctcccacctccaggacagcagccatcttagattcattcagaagctgcagtgttagtgagaggagggacagtgctgctgctgctgatctaataggggaaGCGTTAGCTAGGgtagtgttctgtgtccacagactcatctgctgtaaggccagcgtcctgacagcaccccaaaaagcccttctcagggctggtacatcagtctgctttattttttatttatatatatatattgcagttgcctgccagtgtgtgtcaggcccacagagtgtactgtgcccactgccagtgcccaccactcatatctggtggcacagtaccttgcagataaaaaagcaatacaattttttctctgtaatataattgcagttgcctgccagtgtgtgtcaggcccacagagtgtactgtgcccactgatcactactcatatctggtggcacagtaccttgcatgtatagtaccactaatctaaaaaaaaatgacaggcgaggcaggccaccccgcaggggccgtcgtcacgtaccctgaactcaaaaagttctgaggacattgttgactggctaacacaggacacccaatcttctacagtttCCTctcagaaccttgacgcaccatcctcctccagctcagcttcgggcacctctcaagttaccactctcccgcccgccgccaccaccaacactagcaccacagccgcttcacttgatccctcagaggagttatttacacatcagttggatgaaatgagtgatgcgcaaccattattgccagaggatgtagataacagggatatgtctcagtcaggcagcattacacacatggacgtacagtgtgatgatgatgatgatgatgttgtacccgctgctgcttcctttgctgagttgtcagatacaagtgaagtggtggATGataacgatgtgtccgtggatgtcatgtgggtgcctgctcgaagagaagaagaagagggggaaagttctgaaggggagacagagagaaggaggagacaagttggaagcagggggaggtcgtcgcaaggagctagtggcacagtcagacagcatgtatcggcacccggggtcagccagacagcacgccaatcaacgcatgcagttgccagcaccagaatgccgtcagtgcaaagctcagcagtgtggcatttttttttgtgtgtctgcctctgataacagcgatgccatttgcaacctgtgccaaaagaaactgagtcgtgggaaatccaacacccacctaggtacaactgctttgcgaaggcacatgatctcacaaatgcctatgggatcaacacatgacgagtacaagcagcacataaactcaaagccaccatcctcctcctggtccagcatcttcagccacgtcaaccactgctgtcctccttgccccctcttaaccacccaccactccgcctctcaccttcagcagttccatctcatctgcccacagtcattcaaggaaatgtttgagcgtaagaagccaatgtcacagagtcacccccttgcccggcgtctgacagctggcttgtcagaactcttagcccaccagcttttaccataccagctggtggagtctgaggccttcaaaaaaatttgtcgctattgggacaccgcagtggaaggtactcggccgaaatttctttgcacaaaaggcaatccccaacctgtactcgattgtgcaaaaggaagtcatggcatctctggcatacagtgttggggcaagggtccatctgaccactgatacctggtgtgcaaagcacggtcagggcaggtatatcacgtacactgcacattgggtaaacctgctgacggctgccaagcatggaatgcatggctctgcagaggagttggtgacaccgctacgacttgcaggcaggcctgctgccacctcctctactcctcctactccatcctcttcgataagctcctcggctgagtcctcttctgctgcggcgtctggctgcacatcaactgaatccccccagctcccgaggggctattccacatcccggatacaacagtatcacgctgtcttggggttgacttgcctgaaagcagagagccacacaggaccagcactcctgtccgccctgaacgcacaggtggatcagtggctgactccgcaccaactggagatcggcaaagtggtgtgtgacaacggaagcaatttgttggcggcattgaatttgggcaagttgacacatgtgccgtgcatggcagatgtgttgaatctcatcgtacaacgctttgtgcataagtacccaggcttacaggacgtcctcaagcaggccaggaaggtgtgtggccatttcaggtattcctacacggccatggagcacttttcagatattcagcggcgaaacaacatgccagtgcctcacttgatttgcaacagcccgacacgttggaattcaacactcctaatgttcgaccgcctgctccaacaagaaaaagccgtcaacgagtatttgtatgaccggggtgctaggaccgcctctgcggagctgggaatttttttgtcacgttactggacgctcattcgcaatgcctgtaggctcatgcgtccttttgaggagtagtgttgatcacgaattttcgaatatttatcgcgaatataggtacttcgaaaatttgcgaatatttcgaatatagttatatatatccgtaatttcgaatattcgctttttttttttataatttttttttttatcagtacacatgcttctagcttgtggaccaataagaaggctgcaatatacttgactttaggagtagtagtgttctatattagtttttttcgaatattcgctatattgctatatattcttgttttagaatattacgaatattcgaaaaaactaagttatagcaatatagcaaatattcaaaaaaaaacgaatatagagcaatttagcttatatagtgctataatcttctttgtctaatagttgtaagttgaaaaattcgcaataaaaaattagaatccgaaaattcgaattacgaaaatttgcatattgcacaatcattaccttgccgatttttttaaataataatattcgcgaaatattgcgaattcgaatatgacccctgccactcatcactattgaggaggtgacaaacctagtcagtcacaccgaaggcaccatcagcgacctcatcccatttgttttcttcctggagcgtgccctgcgaagagtgctggatcaggccgtagatgagcgtgaagaggaagaggaagagttgtggtcaccatcaccaccagaaacagccttgtcatcatcgcttgctggacctgcggcaacgctggaagaggagtctgaggaagaggagtcagaggaggaatgtggctttgaggaggaggaagaccaaccacagcaggcatcccagggtgcttgttgtcacctatcttggacccgtggtgttgtacgtggctggggggaagaacagaccgtcaatgacatcagtgaggacgaggaatgggacatgagtagctcggcatccaaccttgtgcaaatggggtctttcatgctgtcatgcctgttgagggaccctcgtataaaaaggctgaagcagaacgacctgtactgggtggccacgctactagacccccggtataagcagaaagtggctgaaatgttaacGAATTACCgggagtcagaaaggatgcagcagttccaaaacaagttaaaaagtatgctttacacagcgtatgagggggatgtcacagcacaacgggaatctaactggggaagaggtgacagtaatcctcctcctaccacgaccacgccggcaaggacaggacactttacagacctgttgttgatggaggacatgcagagctttttcagtcctacacatcgccacagcccttcggggtccaccctcagagaacgactcgaccgacaggtagcagactacctcgccttaactgcagatatcgacactctgaggagcgatgaaccccttgactactgggtgtgcaggcttgacctgtggcctgagctatcacaatttgcgatagaacttctggcctgccccgcttcaagtgtcctgtcagaaaggaccttcagtgcagcaggaggtattgtcactgagaagagaagtcgcctaggtcaaaaaagtctagattacctcaccttgatgaatgagggatggatccgaagggactgacagtgggcgatacattcgactaaaaaaggcctgatgactgagatgcgctgccttgggctaaaaatggtccacaagctgctgtattttatctctgaatgccggatgacttgcgtgacttatatgccaccaactagggttcaagccgcaatggtttagtgcactttctgcctggaaaacattaaTTTTTCTGGCTGCttctacagcagcggctgcaacaatacctaatttttcaggcatgtgtacatgcctaatttttctggcctctggtgctgcactgtggctgcaaaaacaaaacaaaaaaaaggcacatacaagtgtcaattcctcttcgtgatcggtaccttgttgtggcgaaggggcttgcgtatcacaatgaagcgatcacctctatgagtgtgttggcaatggcaatgttggcacaccccagatgataaggtcattgcttcattgtgaacagaccaaaagcgatcggctggataattttgcatagaaaaaacattaattttctagGTGATCATCTAagatgatcattaaagcctactaggccaacaatgggcccacactgcagaatcattgttttctgggtcacttaactgtcattgaactacctcagcacgaccataggctttgaaaacccccatcgcctgcaatctcccaaacgtgcgcacgagcacagtcatcactacaccaagattgaagcATAGAGgaatgagtgtgtcaactattgataactctttgcggttgtctaaaatctattccatacacgtcccctgataggggacgtaacagggattaaactgataggaatagtactacttaacacaccactcatttttggtggcacagtacattgcacggcgcacgcgcagtgccccaaattggaagtaggaggaccgaccaagcatctttttccatttcccggttcctaaaatctattccatacaccggcccctgataggggacaaaacagagattaaactggtgagaacagatttttttttataaaaaaaaagaggacagcctctgcggagctgggtattctTTGGCCGCGTTActaaacgctcatgcacaatggctgtaggctcatgcgtccttttgcagaggtgacaaacctgttcagtcaaacccaaggcaacattatcgacctcatcccatatgcgttttttctggagcgtgccctgcgaagagtgctggatcaggccgtagatgagcatgaagaggaagagttgtggtcaccatcaccaccagaagcagccttttCGTCGTTGATTGCTGAACCtgcggcaatgcagagagaggagtctgaagaagaagagtcagaggaggaaggtggctttgaggaggtggaagaccaaccacataaggcgtcccagggggcttgttgtcacctttcggggacccttggtgttgtacgtggctgggtggaggaagagaccttcaatgacgtcagtgaggacaaggaacgggacatggctagcttggtatccaaccttgtgcaaatggactgtttgcggttgtttgcggtgcgttaaacggggagtttggtctgtcaatgtctgtgaagcgggcgtaacccttacactgcctgatcgatacaacatcatacctgatcgtatacacacactggatgttttaaaccacgttgctcaaaaaaaaattggattgttaggtgatttatgccctttatggattaaaatccaactctgcgtcaactacgtaattttccatgggagttttgccatggatccccctccggccacagtccaggtgttagtccccttgaaacaacttttccatcactactgtggccagaaagagtccctgtgggttttaaaatttgcctgcctattgaagtctatggcggttcgccctgttcgcgaacatttgcggaaattcacgttcgccgttcgcgaacgaaaattttatgttcgcgacatctctaattgacattcatgtttttttgtggatctgtgtgaCTGTTCCGAAActtatagaacgtgtcctatcttTGACCATATTGCAGACCACAATAGCCCTTTCTATAAAAAGGAGTGAAAAAAAATGAGGAATGCGCACGAAAGGTCTGATTTGCAGAGTGAAATATGGATACGTCATGTTCAGGAGGCCTTACTCTGCAAGTCTTTTTGAGGCAGTGCTGAAATTGGTACCACCATTACCCCTGTATCAGGAAGGCACCAAACATGCACCAAACTTGGCACACCAAAAACATGCACCAAACTTGGCACACCAAGTCCTACCACATTTTGCAAGTTCTTTTTGGACCCATTACAGAAAGGTTAATCGTGTTTGTGCTTCTTACCTGAGAGGACCACCTTCAGTGAACCGTTTAGCCTATTTGGTAAAGAGACCATGTCTGTGCCTTATTTGCAGGACTGAGCAACACATTATACATAGCTATAAGGGCTGTGGAGGTAGCAGTTGTGTCTGTTCACTGGTTCTCAAGGAAGTCCAAGGACATTTCTGCTAGAAAAGAGGGCACTAGTATTATACATGTCACATGGGAGGTGGGGGCCTTGTTGCAGAattggggcccaggagcttcagTGTATCTAGACCCATAGAGGTAATGGGGTGTCACAAGTAATGTCCTATAGTATGTGCTGGCGACAACTACTACAAGTCTGCAAACATTGAGATCATCAGGAAGGGGCGCAATTATGTTGTCTCAGCTCTGTATCTAATTTCATCTTGTATTGCTCTATCTTGagaactactacccccaacaaGTGTTTTTCTGTGAATGTTCTACTGCTTATTATGAATCAGCTGAGTGCAGGAGAAGACAGGATCACCATATGGAGAAATT
This is a stretch of genomic DNA from Bufo gargarizans isolate SCDJY-AF-19 chromosome 3, ASM1485885v1, whole genome shotgun sequence. It encodes these proteins:
- the LOC122932131 gene encoding olfactory receptor 52E2-like; its protein translation is MLLMNDSHPFVFILLGIPGLENIQSWISIPFCCMYIIAFFGNIVILLIIRSEKSLHEPMFFFLSMLSMTDMVLSSSTLPKMLGIFWFNLREICFDACLTQMFIIHSFTAMESGFFLAMAFDRFVAICNPLRHSFILCRKNVLVVGISVVFRGLVFFLPHPFIVRSLTFCQTNIIPHTYCEFMAVIKLTCGDSSMTKSYSLTVASLMGVFDLLLTIMSYALILHTALNLPTKQAGLKALSTCTSHILVILVFYTTATFTFVTHRFGHNILPQIHISIANIYLLVPPMLNPLIYGVRTKKIRQRIVHVFYSAGV